Genomic window (Fibrobacter sp.):
CCTTCAGGATTAAACCGCTGGATTTGCACACCAGAACTACGAAGTACAGAGTATAGGTCTTGCAGGCGCAGAGGAACCTTTTCTTCTTCGGGGAACATTTCTTTCAGTTTTTCAAAATCCTTTTCCGCTTGGACCAACTGCATTTCCAACTCGGCAATACGCTTCTTTTGAGCGTTAATCTTGTCCAGTTCAGCCTGGGCCGATTGCAACTGGTTCTCCAGGTTTGTCCGTTCCTGGACAAAAGGATCCCACATATAGGTATAAACGCAGTAAGCAGCAGCCAATATCAAGACGATTATGGAGATGGCGTATATATTTTTCTTGTCTTTCCAATCAATATTACCCATACTACCCCTCCATTCCCAAATCCTGTTTCAGGAGTACCTTGATGGTAAAGGTGTAAACTTCCTCTCCTTCAACCTTCGAAGTAGAAATATTTACCAGCGAGACCTTTTCAACACTTACCTGCTTTTCCAATTTCACCATATACTCGGCAACCTCAGAGAAATCAAAGGTTGTACCTCGCATTTCCAAATCATTGTCGCTCAATTGGTTCAAACTAGTAAGCCACATATTAGGCGGCAATACCGACGAAACATTT
Coding sequences:
- the pilO gene encoding type 4a pilus biogenesis protein PilO; translated protein: MGNIDWKDKKNIYAISIIVLILAAAYCVYTYMWDPFVQERTNLENQLQSAQAELDKINAQKKRIAELEMQLVQAEKDFEKLKEMFPEEEKVPLRLQDLYSVLRSSGVQIQRFNPEGGSEKEHYIENRYSIAVNSGYHMLGYLFAEIANFNYPTAISNLRLNRYSGIAAELQKAETHGWTPITMSVTFNLTTYTSKKVAK